CGGAGCGGGGCCTCCCGGCGTGCGGCGCTTCGGCCCCCTCTGGTCAATGCGATTGAATAAACGCCAGTTTGCCAGAGGTTCAATGAGCAGACAGTGAATTAGTGCACCATCGCCCTTTGGTTCGCTCTCGCGCGCCTGCAACGGGCCCGGGGCGGCGGTCCGCTCGGCTCGACCCGCTTACATGGGCAGCGGGGGCAGGATTGGAAGGGGTCTCACGGAAAATCGAGTGACGGCAGACCGCTTGGCGCCTCACTCGGCCGCGTCTCGGCGGCCCCGAGCCGGGCGATATCCGCTCTGCCGCACCAAGGCGCGCACTTCCGTGCTCATGATGACCTCTTTATCGCGCAGGTAGCTCTCGTGGTTCTTCTCTATATCGCCCAGCAGGTAGCGGTAGTTCACCATGATGCCGGCCGATTGCTTCAAGCCCCGCGGCGAAGTGTCGGCCAGCCAGTTGATCCGCTCGAGGCGGGCGCCGTTGCGCAGATGGAACCGCGCGACAGGATCCTGCGGCCGGCCGTCCCCGCGCCGCGACACGAGATAGCGCGCCGCCAGGCAGAGCAATGGATCGGCCAGCAGGGAGGCGAGCTTCGGGTCGCGGTGCCAGTCCAGACGCTCGAGGATCCCCTCCAACAGGGCCTGGGCGTCGGCCGCCTCGGAACCGCCGGGCAGCTGGCGCAGGATGTCGAGGTCGAGGCAGGTGGCGATGACCTCCGGTTCGGCCTTGCGCAACCAAGCGCGAAAGCCGGGCACCGGCGACAGGGTCACGAAGGTCTTCAGTTGCGGAAACTCGCCACTGATGCGCTCGACCACGCGCTTGATCAGGTAATCGCCGAAGGCAATTCCGCTCAGGCCGGGCTGGGTGTTCGAAATGGAGTAGAAGACGGCGGTGTCCGCCTGCCCCGGGTCGCTCTGAGGCGCCGCCTCGTCGAGCAGCGACTGGACGTTGCCCGCAATTCCCCGGCCGAGCGCGACCTCGATGAAGGCCAGGGGTTCATCGGCCATGCGCGGATGGAACAGCGCGTAAAGCCGTCGATCCGAGTCGAGCCGGTTGCGCAGGTCGTCCCAGGAACGGATCTCGTGCACGGCCTCGTAGGCGATGAGCTTCTCCAGCAGCGAGGCCGGCGAATCCCAAGTGATCCTCCGCAAGTCCAGAAAGCCGACGTCGAACCAGGACTCGAGCAGCGCGCGGAGGTCCCGCTCGAGGCCGCGCAGCTGCGCATCTCGGTCATCCAGGGAGAGCAGGTCGTGGCGCAGGTCGGCCAGAAACTTGACCCCTTCGGGCAGCACGTTGAACTGCGTCAAGAGACGCACGCGGGGCGGCGCCAAGGCTTCCCGGAGAATCTCGGCCGCCTTCAACCGGCCCGGTTCGGCG
This portion of the Kiloniellales bacterium genome encodes:
- a CDS encoding malonyl-CoA decarboxylase — encoded protein: MSEQQNEGFFERALNNLSTAWREVAAGAARSVGLSLAADPARDARSFRRLMSECLEARGGEVSARLRAAELGRTYLDLDVAGKRTFLEVLARDFDIDHGAVSTAIDAYGRADAEPGRLKAAEILREALAPPRVRLLTQFNVLPEGVKFLADLRHDLLSLDDRDAQLRGLERDLRALLESWFDVGFLDLRRITWDSPASLLEKLIAYEAVHEIRSWDDLRNRLDSDRRLYALFHPRMADEPLAFIEVALGRGIAGNVQSLLDEAAPQSDPGQADTAVFYSISNTQPGLSGIAFGDYLIKRVVERISGEFPQLKTFVTLSPVPGFRAWLRKAEPEVIATCLDLDILRQLPGGSEAADAQALLEGILERLDWHRDPKLASLLADPLLCLAARYLVSRRGDGRPQDPVARFHLRNGARLERINWLADTSPRGLKQSAGIMVNYRYLLGDIEKNHESYLRDKEVIMSTEVRALVRQSGYRPARGRRDAAE